From Ignavibacterium sp.:
TAAATACCAAGCGGAACTGTTTTCAATCCAAGTCCCGAAGGATAAATTACAAATCCATTGTTGCTTAAATAATATTCTCCTTTGTTACCAAAAACAGTTGCTGTTTCGGTAAGGCCATTTCCACCTTCAACTCTTGGATCAGCTTTGAAAGTTCTCTGACTTTCCGGAATTACTGTAAGCATTCCGATAATGCTGAATTTAAACCCGAACAAATCAGCAACATCTGCACTGTGATAAGTTCCTGTGTTGAAATAAGTACCAAAGTAAGTTGCGAGTGGTTTAACATATTTTTCTGCTTCCCAGCTCGGAAGATTATCAACACGGATTCCTCCCTGAGAAAAAATATTATGTGTTGATAAGACAATTAGCAGAATAAGAAAACTTCTTTTCATTCTTTGATCTCCTGTGAATAATCACTGATAAAATTCAATTATAATACCATTAGCGACAATAAATTATCGTATAAAATGAAGGATAAGTGAAGGGTTATTCTGAAGATTTTATAAGCTGAATGGCACTTTGGATACTTGCGTCGGTAAGTTTTTCACCGCTAAGTAATTTTGCTACTTCACGGATATGTTCTTGTTCATCTAATTTTCTTATGTGACTGACTGCGCGATTATCTTCCTGAGTTTTTTCAACAACAAAATGATGATTTGCCATTGCAGCTATCTGAGGCAAATGTGTAATTGCAATAATCTGATGAAATGAAGCTAAATCCCGAAGTGCCTGACCAACTTTCTGAGCAATTCTTCCACTTACACCGGTATCAATCTCATCAAAAATTAACAGAGGAAGTTTATCATTCTTTGCAAGAATTGTTTTTAGTGAAAGCATTATTCGGGATACTTCGCCACCGGAAGCAACTTTAACAAGTGGTTTTAAATCTTCTCCGGGATTTGTAGAAATAAAGAATTCTACTTCATCAATTCCTTTTTCAGAGTACGAATATTTTTTTGAATTGATAAGAATATAATCTTCGTTGTTATCTGAAAGTTCAGAAGTAATTCTGACTTCGAATTGTGGTTCGGTAATTCCAAGTTGAGAAAGAACTTTTTTTACTTCCGTTTCAATTTTCTTTGATTGTTTTTTTCGTGACTCTGATAATCTTTGGGCTGCTTCGCCTGCTTGTTTCTGAAGTTCCTTTAACTCTTTTTCAAATCTTGCAATCTCTTCACTGAAATTTTCTGCAAGATTAAAATCGTTTCCGATTTTTTCTCTGTGTTCAATTACTTTCTGTAAAGTTCCGCCATATTTTTTCTTTAGAAGATTAATTGCTGCAAGTCGTTCTCTTTTCTCTTCTACTTCTTTTGGGTCAATATCTATCTTTGATTTGTAAGCACGAATTGTTGAAGCAAGTTCTTTTATAATTGTTAGTGCCGACTCACATTCGCCTTCTGCTTCAAGCATAGATTTATCAATTGACGAAAGATGAGATAGTTTATGCTTAACTTCTCCAAGCATATCATTTACTGAATTATCTGATTCATAAATCAAATTATAAATTTCATCGCTTAGCAGAAGAAGTTTTTCTGAATTTTCGAGAACATTCAGCTCTTCAACAAGCTGCTCATCTTCCTGAGGCATTGGATTTACAGCATCAATTTCATTTATTTGAAACTGGTAAATATCTTTTTTCTCTTTGATCGAAGCTTCTTTGTTTTTTAATTCATTAAGTTCTGCTTTTTTTCTTTTGAGCAGATGATAAAGAGATTGATATTCATTAAGTAGTTTTTCATTCGAAGAGAAATCATCAACAAAATCAATGTGAGTTTCGGTTTTAAGTAAAGATTGATGTTCGTGCTGTCCGTGTAAATCAACAAGCAAATCACCAATTTCTTTTATAAGGTTAAGAGAAACAGGAGAATCGTTTATAAAACATCTGTTAGAACCTTTAAGCGATATTTCTCTTCGTACAATTAATCCCGGAAGAA
This genomic window contains:
- the recN gene encoding DNA repair protein RecN, whose product is MLKSLEIKDYALIDHIQIEFEKGLNIITGETGAGKSILIDAMSLLLGERASSEVVRKGAQKSIVEGIFEVEGNKKVKAILEVNDIEFLPGLIVRREISLKGSNRCFINDSPVSLNLIKEIGDLLVDLHGQHEHQSLLKTETHIDFVDDFSSNEKLLNEYQSLYHLLKRKKAELNELKNKEASIKEKKDIYQFQINEIDAVNPMPQEDEQLVEELNVLENSEKLLLLSDEIYNLIYESDNSVNDMLGEVKHKLSHLSSIDKSMLEAEGECESALTIIKELASTIRAYKSKIDIDPKEVEEKRERLAAINLLKKKYGGTLQKVIEHREKIGNDFNLAENFSEEIARFEKELKELQKQAGEAAQRLSESRKKQSKKIETEVKKVLSQLGITEPQFEVRITSELSDNNEDYILINSKKYSYSEKGIDEVEFFISTNPGEDLKPLVKVASGGEVSRIMLSLKTILAKNDKLPLLIFDEIDTGVSGRIAQKVGQALRDLASFHQIIAITHLPQIAAMANHHFVVEKTQEDNRAVSHIRKLDEQEHIREVAKLLSGEKLTDASIQSAIQLIKSSE